In a genomic window of Homo sapiens chromosome 22, GRCh38.p14 Primary Assembly:
- the APOBEC3F gene encoding DNA dC->dU-editing enzyme APOBEC-3F isoform X3, producing the protein MKPHFRNTVERMYRDTFSYNFYNRPILSRRNTVWLCYEVKTKGPSRPRLDAKIFRGQVYSQPEHHAEMCFLSWFCGNQLPAYKCFQITWFVSWTPCPDCVAKLAEFLAEHPNVTLTISAARLYYYWERDYRRALCRLSQAGARVKIMDDEEFAYCWENFVYSEGQPFMPWYKFDDNYAFLHRTLKEILRATSIHLRGRPPHSLGSPTWLLPSPWHNRICHKTGRKWA; encoded by the exons ATGAAGCCTCACTTCAG AAACACAGTGGAGCGAATGTATCGAGACACATTCTCCTACAACTTTTATAATAGACCCATCCTTTCTCGTCGGAATACCGTCTGGCTGTGCTACGAAGTGAAAACAAAGGGTCCCTCAAGGCCCCGTTTGGACGCAAAGATCTTTCGAGGCCAG GTGTATTCCCAGCCTGAGCACCACGCAGAAATGTGCTTCCTCTCTTGGTTCTGTGGCAACCAGCTGCCTGCTTACAAGTGTTTCCAGATCACCTGGTTTGTATCCTGGACCCCCTGCCCGGACTGTGTGGCGAAGCTGGCCGAATTCCTGGCTGAGCACCCCAATGTCACCCTGACCATCTCCGCCGCCCGCCTCTACTACTACTGGGAAAGAGATTACCGAAGGGCGCTCTGCAGGCTGAGTCAGGCAGGGGCCCGCGTGAAGATTATGGACGATGAAG AATTTGCATACTGCTGGGAAAACTTTGTGTACAGTGAAGGTCAGCCATTCATGCCTTGGTACAAATTCGATGACAATTATGCATTCCTGCACCGCACGCTAAAGGAGATTCTCAG AGCAACCTCCATCCACCTTCGAGGCCGCCCTCCCCACAGCCTGGGATCCCCAACCTGGCTCCTTCCATCTCCCTGGCATAATCGAATTTGTCATAAAACTGGACGTAAGTGGGCATGA
- the APOBEC3F gene encoding DNA dC->dU-editing enzyme APOBEC-3F isoform X2 yields the protein MKPHFRNTVERMYRDTFSYNFYNRPILSRRNTVWLCYEVKTKGPSRPRLDAKIFRGQVYSQPEHHAEMCFLSWFCGNQLPAYKCFQITWFVSWTPCPDCVAKLAEFLAEHPNVTLTISAARLYYYWERDYRRALCRLSQAGARVKIMDDEEFAYCWENFVYSEGQPFMPWYKFDDNYAFLHRTLKEILRWILRPIVMQKGASSLGSVTTYCLLTQTTRSPGTHLGALAQSVQGRWPSSWPGTAT from the exons ATGAAGCCTCACTTCAG AAACACAGTGGAGCGAATGTATCGAGACACATTCTCCTACAACTTTTATAATAGACCCATCCTTTCTCGTCGGAATACCGTCTGGCTGTGCTACGAAGTGAAAACAAAGGGTCCCTCAAGGCCCCGTTTGGACGCAAAGATCTTTCGAGGCCAG GTGTATTCCCAGCCTGAGCACCACGCAGAAATGTGCTTCCTCTCTTGGTTCTGTGGCAACCAGCTGCCTGCTTACAAGTGTTTCCAGATCACCTGGTTTGTATCCTGGACCCCCTGCCCGGACTGTGTGGCGAAGCTGGCCGAATTCCTGGCTGAGCACCCCAATGTCACCCTGACCATCTCCGCCGCCCGCCTCTACTACTACTGGGAAAGAGATTACCGAAGGGCGCTCTGCAGGCTGAGTCAGGCAGGGGCCCGCGTGAAGATTATGGACGATGAAG AATTTGCATACTGCTGGGAAAACTTTGTGTACAGTGAAGGTCAGCCATTCATGCCTTGGTACAAATTCGATGACAATTATGCATTCCTGCACCGCACGCTAAAGGAGATTCTCAG gtgGATCCTGAGACCCATTGTCATGCAGAAAGGTGCTTCCTCTCTTGGTTCTGTGACGACATACTGTCTCCTAACACAAACTACGAGGTCACCTGGTACACATCTTGGAGCCCTT
- the APOBEC3F gene encoding DNA dC->dU-editing enzyme APOBEC-3F isoform b (isoform b is encoded by transcript variant 2) — translation MKPHFRNTVERMYRDTFSYNFYNRPILSRRNTVWLCYEVKTKGPSRPRLDAKIFRGQVPRSFIRAPFQVLSSPFGQCAPPHGTAQVQWPPQLTAGREQGRP, via the exons ATGAAGCCTCACTTCAG AAACACAGTGGAGCGAATGTATCGAGACACATTCTCCTACAACTTTTATAATAGACCCATCCTTTCTCGTCGGAATACCGTCTGGCTGTGCTACGAAGTGAAAACAAAGGGTCCCTCAAGGCCCCGTTTGGACGCAAAGATCTTTCGAGGCCAG GTGCCCAGGTCTTTCATCAGAGccccatttcaagtgctcagtagccccTTTGGCCAGTGCGCCCCACCACATGGGACAGCGCAGGTCCAGTGGCCTCCCCAGCTGACCGCAGGCAGGGAACAAGGCAGACCCTAG